The genomic stretch TTGAACATTTTTGTCCAAACGAAATTAACATGTCGCCTGATGCAAAAGATTATGAGAATTTGACTGAACGAGAAAAAATAGCTTATGACAAAGCTCTTTCACAACTGATTTTTATGGATTCTTTGCAAACAAACAATATTATTGATAATGTCAATCCGTTTGTTACAGCTCCTGAAATCAATTTAGTTCTTGTTCGGCAATCGTTCGAGGAGATTTTGCACTCTCAATCATATGCCGTAATGGTAGATAGTATTTCGTCAAACAGTGATGAAATTTATCAACTTTGGCGAAGAGATATGATGTTGAAAAGCAAAAATGATGCAATTGCAAAAGTCTATCAGGATTTAGCAGAGAATCCGACAAAAATAAATTTTGTCAAGTCGCTTTTTGCAAATCAGATTTTGGAAGGAATCTATTTTTATTCTGGTTTTGCATATATTTATGCTCTTGCTAAAAATGGAAAAATGCTAGGTAGTTCGCAGATGATCAAATTCATTAACAGTAGTGACTTTGTGCAGAAATGTGCATAGCAAACCTCTCTAAAACGGGAAACTCTTAGCAAGTAAAGTTGAAGACAATCCGTTGCTAAAAAAATGCTTTAGTTTTTTGTGCTAGTATTTTACTCATCTCAGCTAGAAAGGTTACTAAATTTGAAGGAAATAAAAGATTTTCCAAATTATTCTGTTACACCTAATGGTAAAGTTATTTCTAATGGAAGGATCGCAGGGAGAAGTGGAAAAGGATTTAGCTCGAAGAAAATAGAATTAGCTATTTTATATAATCAAAGAGGTTATTGTATGGTTAATTTATTCAACAATAGAAAACAAAAAACAAAATATGTTCATAGGCTTGTTGCAGAGGCTTTTTTGCCTAATCCTGAGAATTTGCCCCAAATAAATCACATTGATGGCAATAAAGAAAACAATGATGTTTCAAATTTAGAGTGGTGTACATCAAAACATAATAATGTTCATGCATTAGAAAATGGGTTAAGAAAAGGACAAAAAGGTGAAACAAACTCTCAAGCTAAAGTAACAGAAAAACAAGTTATTTCAATAATAGAGGATATTTTAAATGGATTATCTAATATTGAAATAGCTGTAAAATTTGATTTACATGATAGGTATATTTCTCTAATTAGAGGAAAAAAAAGATGGAAATACTTGTGGGAAAATAAATTTTCAGAAATAGAAAATATTCCAGAATCATGTAGAAAAAGAACTAAAGCATTTAAAGCCCAACGACTATCTCAATTGAGAGTAGGCTCAAGTGAGTCGAAACGGGAGGACTCTAAACGGACAGTGCCGTAGAGTGTGATATAGTCTGCTCTGTATGGAAACATACAGCTGAATAAGATTCGGGTTAGGAGTAACGAACCTAATTGAACAAACAGGACATCGTGATGAAGTAACACACCTAGTTATTTATCAAAACATGATCAAAGATTTGAAAAAAGAGATGCCAGAAATCTTTACAACGGAATTTATCGATGAGGTTCTTCAAATGTTTCGTGAAGCTGTTGAGCTTGAAACAGCTTGGGGAAAATATATCACAAATGGAGAAATCTTAGGACTTTCGGATAAAAATCTTGAGCAATATATTAAATATCTTGCAAACGAGAGACTCCGAAAAGTTGGTCTTCCAACACTCTATCCAGTTGGTGAAAATCCGTTGAAATGGGTTGATGAATTCTCAAA from Thiovulum sp. ES encodes the following:
- a CDS encoding ribonucleotide reductase, beta subunit (PFAM: Ribonucleotide reductase, small chain), whose product is MSPDAKDYENLTEREKIAYDKALSQLIFMDSLQTNNIIDNVNPFVTAPEINLVLVRQSFEEILHSQSYAVMVDSISSNSDEIYQLWRRDMMLKSKNDAIAKVYQDLAENPTKINFVKSLFANQILEGIYFYSGFAYIYALAKNGKMLGSSQMIKFINSSDFVQKCA
- a CDS encoding HNH endonuclease (PFAM: NUMOD4 motif), whose translation is MKEIKDFPNYSVTPNGKVISNGRIAGRSGKGFSSKKIELAILYNQRGYCMVNLFNNRKQKTKYVHRLVAEAFLPNPENLPQINHIDGNKENNDVSNLEWCTSKHNNVHALENGLRKGQKGETNSQAKVTEKQVISIIEDILNGLSNIEIAVKFDLHDRYISLIRGKKRWKYLWENKFSEIENIPESCRKRTKAFKAQRLSQLRVGSSESKREDSKRTVP
- a CDS encoding ribonucleotide reductase, beta subunit (PFAM: Ribonucleotide reductase, small chain), which produces MIKDLKKEMPEIFTTEFIDEVLQMFREAVELETAWGKYITNGEILGLSDKNLEQYIKYLANERLRKVGLPTLYPVGENPLKWVDEFSKFNDQRTNFFEGNVTNYSKGGLHFEDDWSEAVI